CGGGAGCAGCGCCTCGCTGCCCTGTCCTCCCGTGCGGCGGGCCCAGCCGACAGCTCCCAGCGCTGCCCCGCGCGCTAGTGCCAGCCGCACTCCCGCCTCCCTCACCCTGTATCCCGTCTATTTTATCCCTTCTATCCCTTCTATCCCTTTATGCCGCTCCCGCCCCTCACGCTCCCACCCGCGCCGCGcgcgccgggccccgccccttccgccgcccgcccccggcGCGCGCGCCGCCCCTCCCCGCCAATCAGCGCCGGCCGCCGGCGCCAGGCGGCCGCTGATtggcgggcggcgcggcccgTGGGCGGGCGGCCGCCGTGCGGCGGGGTGCGTGTTTCCGGAAGACgtggccgccgccgccggtgCCCATCCCGATCCTCATCCCGATCCCGGAGCCGCCACCATGATCTCCCTGTCCGACACGCAGAGtaagcgccgccgccgccgctcccgccgggcAGCCGCGCAGGGGCCGCTGGCCGCGGGGCTGGGGGTCGCAGGgcggccgggcccgccgccTTTGTCCGCGGCGGGGCCTCCGTGGCCGGGAGCgcggggagcagggcagggagcggcaCGGCAGGGCCTCGGAGAGGTGCTCGGGAGGGCGCGGTGTGCCTGCtgtggaggggctgggagggaccctgAGCATCCTTccagcgcggccccgccggggtGGGACACCTTGCGCTGGCCCGGCccggagctgggacagggacagccggGCTGCTCCGTGCCTGGCTGGCCTCGCAGAGAAAACGCCTTCCTTCACCTGGCCCGGGCTTGTTAGGGTTTGTTAGGTTTGTGGGTTGGTGCCCGTGGCACTTCGAGCGCTGCGAGAGAATGAATGAATGGAAGCTGAGCGGTAAACAAAGTAACACACTCCGCTCCTGCCGTGTGCCTCCCTCTGGACACAGTGCTCTGGGAGGTTTAATTATATAAATAGTGAATAGCTTTGCTGCGTCTGCAGGTGATGCCCAGGGGGCTTCAAGTGAGGCTGAGGCGTTGGAgtggaaaaaagtaaaaatacttGTATGTGAccatagggtttttttttcctaccaaaGTGCTTGGAAACAGAGATCAAAGAAGTGAAAGTGAAGGAGTTGCTCGGTGTGTCCCGAGCCGGGGGTGTGCGGGCAGGGCCATCCCGCCCCACTGAGCGCACCCCGGgggctgtgtgctctgctggCTCCCCGGTACAGCAGGGACACGGAAACGGAGAGGGCTCTGGGGCAGCGCTGAGGAGAAGGGGCTGGGACCTGGGCCTGTTTATTCCCGACAAAACCGAGAGGGATCCATCAGTGCATGTAGACATCTCAGATGGGTGCCAGGAGGAGGTGCCAGACCCGTCAGTGGTGCCCAGCGGTGAACAAGGAGCAGTGGCCATGAAGTGAAGCACAAGGAGTGTAGCTGTGGCACAAGGAgtttaatctcactgtgaggaACCTTCCTTACACTGcatggcagagccctggcacagctgcccggCGAGGGATGcagtctccctctctggagcCATCCCAGACCCACCTGCACACATTCCTCTGTCGCCCCCCTAGCAGAGGGGTTGGACTGGGTGATGTCCAGAGGATCCTTGCAGCCCTAACCATGGTGATTCCCTGATAACAGCTTAAGCTGCAGGGTAGAGGACAGTGACAGCCTTTGACTGAAATGACCATCTCATGTATGATGCGTTTCTGGTATGAttgccacagaaggaaatgagTCTGCCTGATAAGCACCACAGCATCAGTTATGAAGGAGGGTGTGAgaaatctagaaaaaaaattaaaataactttgaTAGCAGGGTGCTGGAAATTGGAGAGCCAGATAAGGCCAAGGATGAAGACAGGCAGCAGATTTAGCAGCATTCAGGGTCAATGATTTCTTGAGATGAGTACTAACCCTTGGGGTTAACTTTTAGGTTTCTGATTGATTAAACCCTTGTGGGCTTTGCTTTTGCCCCTAACTTCCTGTCTGGAGTATTCAttgggcaaaaaaaaataaaaatctcttcaGAAGGAGACtcactgtttttattttgcttagtTCCTTGTGTGGGACCATCAGCTATTTCCAGTGCTAAGACTGTTGGTTTTAACTGTCAGAGACAGGAGTACTAAATAAAACACTCTGGCATTTAGGGGCTTTaagggtttgggttttcttcagattttctgaaattctgaagaTAGTTTgtcagatattttaaaattcactgCTGTCTGGAAAAATACAGAGTTGGCCATAGGTCACTGGTGAAGTAGTGTGATAAATACCTGGAGAGAACCACTGCTGATGTTTGGAAAGTTCATTCTGCATCTGTAGTCTAGAACATCATTTTAAGCAGTGCATTGAATGGTGTTGCAACAACCACCAGTAGTTGCAAAATAATTAGCTTTTCccaaattaaattttcaatACTAAAAAACAGTGTTAGCAAAATCATAGTTATGCATTGAATATAAGCTGTATTTgttttttgtcttctgaaagCCTATAGCACacaattccattttattttgcaCTATATTATGCACTAAAAAAGACTGGGGATGTGCATTGTCTGCCCTAATCTTTCACAAGCAATCTGTcttaattttgaattttagaATCTACTGAGCTGTTTTGACACAGTGCTGCAGTAGTCTTGCACAGCTTATGGAATTTCTGCAGAAACACTGATGAAGATTTGCTCCCTTGTCTCAGGAAATCATAATCATCCAGAATAAATACAACCTGGCCAGTGGGTGTTCCTGCATTTCTAGGCATTGATATGTTGTATTTGACTAATGTGGGAAAGCTCTTCTGGCACaggagaaaacattttaaaatagtttgctCCCTCTATAAATATTCATCGTTTGTTGTTGAAAAGATTTTCTACAGAGTGCCagcactttttcttttccttcctctgagaAGTGTAGTTAAATATATTTACAAATTCTGATCCAAATGAAGGCAGGAACACCCTCTGCTGAGATCTCAGCCCTGGAGGATAATAGTCCTGGACCATTCATCTTCTTCCAGCAGTTATTTTGGGATAATGAGAATaatgttcctttttctttttcccttttccctccacTGAGCAGGGAAGATGGGTGACTTGTGCAGTGAATCAGAGCCCACTGTGGCAGCAGTGCTTACAAACCGGTTTGGGGTGATCAGAGGTGTCAGGGAGGGgattgcagcagctcctgggaggcggctctgcctcctgccagaTCCACACcttgggctgtgcctggggaggaGCAAACACTCACTTCCAGGACTGCATATTTATCTTGCTGGCAGCTGGTAGTTCCTCTGGAGTCCTGCCTCCACGTGTTTTCCTTCCAGAATGCAGATTGTTTCTGCTCTTCTGAAGTAAAGAGTACTGGAGAAAAGGGCACTTGCGATTGTTACATTGCCTTCAGTCAGCAGAGCCATTGAAATACAATTTGCAATTCTGTTTGCCATTGTAAACAAGTACGGAGAGTGCCTGTAGTAAATTGATTGGATTGAGGTACTTGGTGCTTTTAATTGTGGGGTGTTAAAATGCTCACAGTAAAAGTTTAAAGTGGCAGGCTACACCATGGAACTACAGCTCTAACAGCCTTGCTGAAAGCCCAGCCCTCGGAAAAGTCTGGGGAGTGGAATGTTGCTGTAACAAATCTCGGAGCTGTGTTGAAATCTATTTCCAATCACTACTTGGAAGTCCTGAAACAGGCACAATTATCCTGCTTTACTCCCAAGCTCATCAAGCAGCAGCAAATGACCAACTACATCAACCAAGTGCAATTAAAATACATGGAGGCAGATCTGgccaacagcagcagtgagggCTGTGATTGTGGATGAGGTTGTTGTTTGTTTCAGGACAGGCTTGGAACTTCAAAATACACATAGATACAGGCATAGTATTTGGGTGGGTTTTGCTAAgctgtttttgttttgcaatTTACGAATCTGTCGATTTCTGTGTCTGGTGACAGTGAAAACAATAATAAATGCATGTGTTTGcagccctgtggctgctgctcctggtttTTCTCTCTCATTTGTCTGTGTGAGAGTCAAAGGAAGGCTTTAGagattaaaattaaaagcaggATGTATTTCTAATAGCAGTCTTTGATACTTCAGAGGTTATTGTCAAGTGGTGGTTTTAATTCTAGCTTGACATTTCTAGCCCTGTTTCTCATACAAACCTTCCATCCTACTCTTGGCTTCCCAGTATTTCTTGAGCATCCTTTGTAGAACTAAAAGTTTATAGAACTGTTTAGACTGGGAAAAAACCTTTAGGAGCATTGAGTCCAGCTGTTAATCCAGCACTGGCCAGTTCATAATATAAGCAAATATATGAAGTacaaaaggtattttaaaaaaatctgcaaattaAGATCATAAAATCCCAGAGTATTCTGAATTAAAAGAGGAGGATCACTAGGATccactcaatgatccttgtccAAGTCTTCAGTGAATGACTCACATGGGAATTAAACCCATGATTCTGGAGTTATTTGTACCATGTTCTGACCAACTGATCTAATCTGGATAACAAAGTTTCATTATCTCTTTACAAACAATCCTTTTCTCCATACTAGTAAATTAATCAAAGGGATATATGTCTTTGCTgcatgtacatatatatatatatatatatagatagatatggTTGCATTCAATTTCAGTGTCTTTCATTCCAAACGTGGACTCTGTTGATAAACAGCTTCCAAAGATCTGTCTGTTGAAGTAATTGCTGTCTACGAGTTTTATGATATTTGTACACTCAAGGAAGtttctaaatttaaaatttctttagaTTGGATGTTCTCATTTTCCCCCCAGTTCTTATCCATGACTTTTTCTTTGTACCATGTTTTGTTACATGCCTAAATTTGCTTCTTTTTCAGAGATTGGAATGGGACTAACAGGCTTTGGagtgtttttcctcttctttggaATGATACTCTTCTTTGACAAAGCTCTTTTGGCTATTGGAAATGTAAGTGACTTTTCTACACTGCTTAGAATTAAGTATGTGATCTATTAAAGATAAACTAAAATTAGAACAGCATGTTATCAGTTTGAAGCTGCATGACAGAGATTGCTGTGGTGATCTGGTATAAAGGAGGAGTTGTGCTCAGTGATAGGAGTGAATCATTTTTCCTGCTTGAGGTTAGAACAGCTCACACTGGTGTGAATATCACCGAGGGTCAGGCCTGTGGGATGTTGGTAGACAAGAAGCAGCTTGTTCCACAGTTGTGCTGCTGCAAATGTGATTTTTTGTGATCCTCTGAGATCACTGTCAATTTAAGTATCTATTTGGATAAGAATCTTTGAAGTACATGCTAGCAAATGTAGTTTTGCAGTGCTGtaggaggaaagaaagaagcatGAATTGCTGACACTTCTGGCTTTAGAAGAGCCAGACCTCTTTCATCAAATAGAGATTTGGTATCTACAGCTTTTACCAAATCAAAGTTGTCActcaaagcagcacagaaaataaatcctGGTTCTGGTATACGAAATTCCCAATCCAAATATCAAATGACAGGGTGTTTTCTGCATGTGCCAgtctctgtgcctctgctgttctcagctgtgccagccagcCAAAGCACAGCCTGGTGGGGAGAGGTTCACCCCCTCTTCTGCTGATGCCTAAAAGTCTGCAGCGAAACAGATCAGTTTCATTCTCAAACACTGAGATTCCCTGAAGGGAAATATAAAATTGTGGATCTGAATTTGGGTGCATTAGTTGAAGCATTGTTATGAACCATCAGATCAAGTGTGCAGTGGGAGAgttgaaaattaaataatgcttattttttcttttcctaatgtAAGGTGGAAATACAAGATCCTGTTTAGGGAAAATGAAAACGTAGGTAGGAAGAGACCATGACAGGCTATGTGGTAACCAAAGATAATGCAAGAAAAGGTACTGTATCCTTGCAGAGAAttggttttattaaaaaaaaaaaaaaaaacaaaacagaaagggCAGGAGGTTCTAAGAAAGTGATTTATTAAATGCCATGCAAAACTTGAGTAAAACAATCTTGAGTAAACTCAGAGATATTATTGCTTTTGAGCAAAAATGTTGCTGAAATAATTCCAAGTCCCGtagctacaggacaccagaaatAGTTCTGACTAGTTGGGACTGGTGTGATAGCATTCAGTCTCTACTggaacaaataaataaacaataaaaaggCTCTGCACAGTAAAAAACAACTGTTcagctttttccttctctggttTGCACGGTGAGTAGATCAGCAGAAGCTGTTGAAGGTGTCAGTGGCACAGAACTGAGGTGCTGTTAGGTGTGCTGTTAGTTTTTAGGAACCTTTGCTGTCAGTAGGACCGAGCTTTAGCACCACCTGTGGTGAAGATGTGACAGGGCAGATAGAACTATTGTCAGCAGATCTTCTGTTTGAGTGAGTTTGGCAGAGACCACAAAGGACAGACCTTTTACTGTCAAGCAGCTGACAGCTACAAGTGCTTTAAGATGGACCttacaaaagaaaatcaatagTAAATTCATTCTCACCAACTGTCTTGTGGTATTAAAATAAGTTGTGCAAGAGAAGCAGTgtcattttataaaatatatatatatataagtgtTTACATCCTGTACTTGGGAACATAAttagttggtttctttctttctttggtttgtttttgtcttttctagGTTTTATTTGTGGCTGGCTTGTCTTTTGTTATCGGTTTAGAAAGAACGTTCAGATTCTTCTTTCAAAAACACAAAATGAAAGCAACGGGCTTCTTCCTGGGTGGTGTGCTCATAGTTCTCATTGGCTGGCCCTTAATAGGAATGATCCTGGAAATCTATGGGTTCTTCCTATTGTTCAGGTAAGTCTTGTCTGAAAACAACTTTGTGTTTGTTTATCTAGGAATAAATGCATTCGTGTAATGTTTCTGTGCTAGAGTTGACAAAGCAGCATCCTTTAAATGTTCCTTTTGGACAGATTTTATAGGAAATTGTTTATTTACAAGTTGGTAAGTATTTTTGCAAGACTCAAATCTGCTAATGTTGGTGAGGCATTTACCAAAGTGACTTTGATAATGCTAATGTCTAGCCAAAGAATTGAAAGCTTCAAAATGTGTGGGAGCCCAAATTGTTAGCAGTATGAAGTTTAAATATCTCCTCATGGAAAAGGGATACTTAGTACCTTTTTCAGTAGGGagtttgttcttttctttaacAAATGGGGCAAAATATTTAGTTACAACCATCCTAGGTTTGTAGCCTTACCATTTCATCACTATGGCAGCCCAGGGAAAAGCTGTTTTCTGTCATGTTTTATTACAGTTGTGCCTTGGAGTCAGAACTGCTTGTTTGGATTAGCAGTATCTAGACTGAGAtaaggaaaaatggaaattctattttttttaaacagcaatCTTGAAACATGTTATAACTTTCACAATGTGTCATTTAAGTTCTTCATAAATGCAACTGTAATAGTGAAAGAATTTGACTTGTTACAACCTGCATAGATATCTATATTTTTATCTCTATTTCCATGGTTGAAGTTCTATGTTTCCCTACggaacaaagcaaaaaatatgCATAAAAGTAGAAAGGGAGGCTTCTGGTTGTTCTTGGACTTCTGTCCAGATGCAGATTGTTTCTCTAATGGTTATTGATCAGTTTCAGACCCTGAAGTGTTCTGTGAATGGCTGAATAACACTGTTCCTGTTAATCAAAGTAAAACCATTGTTCTCATAGAGTTTTTTTTGTACTCAGTAAAATTGTAGGTTAATCTGGTGTTTAATTCagataaaatgtttatttttgaaaacaaatctGAACTTGGCTGTTACTGGAGACAGTGACatttcagaaaattaatttagtgGGGTTAATGTATTTCTTATTGTTCTGCTCTGTGTTACTCTGAATTCTGTCACTGCAAGTGCTGTGATAATCTCAGTATTTCACTGAATACATTGTCACTTCTTGCATGTAGTGCTTGGTTTAAGCAGCCAGCACAAAGCAAGTAGAATGTGTTTCCAACAGAACACCCTCCTTTTCAAAGATCTCAAGAGAGGTATAAGTTATTCTGTGTAGGCAGGTATGGTTCTGGATTATCTAGTGGTGCTTGCAAGGTAAAACAATGTTTTATAGAGGTTTATAAAAGATCAACAGTTATCCCCAGGACTGTCCCTTTGCCTGAAGGGAACCAACAAGGGATGGATAATTCCAGGTGTGAATGTTTAGCTGAtctgttttaatttaaagtaCCTGGAGACCAGTGGTTTGGACTGAATGATATTaatgtcttttccaaccttgatTTCATGATTCTGTGACCATCTTTTCCAGGGCTTATTAGTTGATAAAATCTAAATCCCTTGCTCCAAGGCTGACTAGTGACTACTTCAAGCAaagctttttgttttgcttcagtCTTGGTCAGTTCAACCATCCTCCTCTTGTCAGCAACTTGTTCCCTTCTGAAGAAGTTACAAATGCAGTCTTTCCTCAAGCACCATTTTGTATCGTTCCTCAGGATCCTGCTGCTTGGTAGCATAGCAGAAAACTGCCCTGCTGTTATGGGACAGCTGTTGTTATCTAAGGTGCTTTTGGAGCCTTGTTCAGATGACAGCCTTGCAGAGTTGGGGCTGACAATTTTATCCCTGCTGTACTGACTAGTCCTTATTCTTGGACACAGCAGCTGTTTTAATCTGTTACAAGTGGTTTGTGTGCCCTGCCTCACAATTTACTGAGCTACTGAAATGATCTGGTCtaaaagaaaccaaactcaACCCCCCCCTTATTGGTGTGGATATTACCCAGCAAATAGTTCTTAGCAGGGTGGTGAAGAGGATGATGGCGTGTGACACTTCACTGTTGCACTGTGGCTGAGGCCTCACTGCATTTAATCCTTGTTCCACAGGGAATGCTCAGCTGGAGCTTGCTGGGAatgccagcagctgcctgcagacacTCAGATATTGCCACACAAAATTTGGTTTTGTGCTGCAGAGGTTAGGTGGAgagtgcaggggctgcaccaCAGCGTCTGTGCCAGGCAACATCCCCGGGGTCACGATTCAAACCACTGACCTAAATTTGGGAAACAAATGAATACACAGCTCTGGCATGCTTCATTTTCTTTAGTTTATGTAAAGAGTGTCATACGTGGTTTTAATTATCAGAACTAACTTCACTTGTTTCTACATTGGGTCTTGAATGTATTTTCTATAACATAAAGAGGAATTATATCAAAAAATGTATGCTAATTTTGAGAAATCAGTTTTGCTGACTAAATTAATTATTCTCACTTGAGTTATTTTTTGATGAGTTGACTGAGAGTTGCCAGCTATGAGGAAAAtgaaatccatttaaaaatacactatttctttcctggttttctcctttctctgatGAACGTGTATTGATATATTTGGTAAACAAGTGTGCTGCTAAGAAGTTGCAAGATTTTATGTAAACTTGGTTTAAAA
The nucleotide sequence above comes from Passer domesticus isolate bPasDom1 chromosome 5, bPasDom1.hap1, whole genome shotgun sequence. Encoded proteins:
- the GOLT1B gene encoding vesicle transport protein GOT1B isoform X1; the encoded protein is MISLSDTQKIGMGLTGFGVFFLFFGMILFFDKALLAIGNVLFVAGLSFVIGLERTFRFFFQKHKMKATGFFLGGVLIVLIGWPLIGMILEIYGFFLLFRGFFPVVVGFIRRVPVLGYLLNLPGISSLVDKVGESNNMV
- the GOLT1B gene encoding vesicle transport protein GOT1B isoform X2; the protein is MISLSDTQKIGMGLTGFGVFFLFFGMILFFDKALLAIGNVLFVAGLSFVIGLERTFRFFFQKHKMKATGFFLGGVLIVLIGWPLIGMILEIYGFFLLFRGFFPVVVGFIRRVPVLGYLLNLPGISSPT